One region of Miscanthus floridulus cultivar M001 chromosome 19, ASM1932011v1, whole genome shotgun sequence genomic DNA includes:
- the LOC136528280 gene encoding uncharacterized protein isoform X4 produces the protein MTGCPPPLYSTNQELHGYDRRKRYKTKDWRVTQLAHPFVAEHGLRGHISSPRTLTWRLTRTRRKMSSKMCTTLPLGRTHSWREPRFKDTWRHNCQGCPTKQRSDFTSLEVRGQAFSWLLWRR, from the exons atgacaggctgcccaccaccgctttactccaccaaccaagaattgcacgg gtatgaccgcaggaagaggtacaagaccaaggattggcgcgtgacacagctcgcacatccatttgtggcagaacatG gtctacgaggacacatatcaagcccccgtacactgacgtggcgattgacgaggactcggagaaagatgtcatcgaagatgtgtacgacgttaccactagggagaaCACACAGCtggagagagccccgcttcaaagatacatg gcgacacaattgtcaaggctgtccaacgaagcagcgttccgacttcacgagtctagaggtcaggggccaggcgttctcgtggcttttgtggag aaggtga
- the LOC136528280 gene encoding uncharacterized protein isoform X2 encodes MERFYKRKAPDTDTVNNNRNSCLDDLNWEVEIKYDPGLRKQIDAYHPNHREKVRRKYLENGPCQPRKCNFPVSDIEDKPRRFIPEWFDEFGSWLEYSESKDRAYCFCCFLFREKKDAGYESFIVNGWNGYHRKGRLKSHVGDVGGLHYNAMKKCDDFLQRRQHIDVAYNQISETAKKAYFTRLNGSIDTARLLLKQGLPFRGHDESLESNNKGNFKEFYDCLAQHDLELRKAVSTNAAANSCLLAPEIQRDIVECFANEIVHSILEELGNDVFCLLVDESRDVSCKEQMAVVLRYVDKCGIVKERFVGVVHVTETTSSHLKSSIDSLLAKFKLSLKQVRGQGYDGASNMRDARFSNINTIGELSQKMVETGKHRCYPLVYRLLKLVLVLPVATATVERCFSGMKIVKTSLSNRMGDQHLSHRLICYLEKEEMKKVSNEAVVHRFMTMEGKGRKYDL; translated from the exons ATGGAGAGGTTTTATAAACGGAAAGCTCCAGACACAGACACCGTCAACAATAACAGAAATTCATGTCTAGATGATCTCAATTGGGAAGTGGAGATTAAATATGATCCAGGCTTGAGAAAACAAATTGATGCTTACCATCCTAACCATAGAGAAAAGGTCAGAAGAAAATATTTGGAAAATGGACCTTGCCAGCCTCGCAAATGTAATTTTCCTGTTTCAGATATTGAAGACAAGCCGAGAAGATTTATCCCGGAATGGTTTGATGAGTTTGGAAGTTGGCTTGAATATAGTGAGTCAAAGGACAGAGCATATTGCTTTTGTTGTTTTTTATTCAGAGAAAAGAAGGATGCAGGATATGAATCATTTATAGTTAATGGTTGGAATGGTTATCATAGGAAAGGAAGGCTAAAGTCACatgttggtgatgttggtggcttACACTATAATGCAATGAAGAAGTGTGATGATTTCTTACAAAGAAGGCAACACATAGATGTTGCTTACAATCAGATAAGTGAGACTGCAAAGAAGGCTTATTTTACTCGGTTGAATGGATCCATTGATACTGCTAGGCTATTGTTGAAGCAAGGATTGCCTTTTCGTGGTCATGATGAGTCACTAGAATCCAACAATAAAGGGAACTTCAAGGAGTTTTATGATTGCTTAGCACAACATGATCTAGAGTTACGCAAAGCGGTGAGTACAAATGCTGCAGCTAATAGTTGTTTGCTAGCTCCTGAAATTCAAAGGGACATTGTTGAATGTTTTGCAAATGAGATTGTACACTCTATCCTTGAAGAACTGGGCAATGATGTGTtttgcttgctagttgatgagTCAAGAGATGTTTCTTGCAAAGAACAAATGGCTGTGGTCTTGAGGTATGTTGACAAATGTGGGATCGTGAAAGAGAGGTTTGTTGGCGTTGTGCATGTGACTGAAACGACTTCTTCCCACCTGAAGTCATCTATTGATTCTTTACTTGCAAAGTTTAAACTAAGCTTAAAGCAAGTTCGAGGCCAAGGATATGATGGTGCTAGCAATATGCGAG ATGCTAGATTCTCCAACATCAACACTATTGGTGAGCTCTCTCAAAAAATGGTTGAGACAGGGAAACATCGTTGTTATCCATTGGTCTATCGACTTTTGAAGCTTGTACTAGTACTGCCTGTCGCTACTGCAACAGTTGAGAGATGCTTTTCTGGAATGAAGATTGTCAAAACAAGCTTGTCTAATCGCATGGGTGATCAACACTTGAGTCATAGACTTATTTGCTatctagagaaagaagaaatgaaGAAAGTTAGCAACGAGGCTGTGGTTCATCGTTTCATGACCATGGAAGGAAAAGGGCGTAAATATGATCTCTGA
- the LOC136528280 gene encoding uncharacterized protein isoform X1, translating to MERFYKRKAPDTDTVNNNRNSCLDDLNWEVEIKYDPGLRKQIDAYHPNHREKVRRKYLENGPCQPRKCNFPVSDIEDKPRRFIPEWFDEFGSWLEYSESKDRAYCFCCFLFREKKDAGYESFIVNGWNGYHRKGRLKSHVGDVGGLHYNAMKKCDDFLQRRQHIDVAYNQISETAKKAYFTRLNGSIDTARLLLKQGLPFRGHDESLESNNKGNFKEFYDCLAQHDLELRKAVSTNAAANSCLLAPEIQRDIVECFANEIVHSILEELGNDVFCLLVDESRDVSCKEQMAVVLRYVDKCGIVKERFVGVVHVTETTSSHLKSSIDSLLAKFKLSLKQVRGQGYDGASNMRGEFNGLQSLIMRESRTAYYVHCFAHQLQLVIVADMRKHKGISNFLSMISILLNVVGGSAKRRDMIRDINHEQVTKALGCGQLETRTGLNQEQCLQRPGDTRWSSHYKTFKSLVNMFPTIVEVLKVVENNDRDWKNRDHASNLLEYFKSFDFAFYLHLMLTTLTATNALSLALQRKDQDIVNVIGCVKSTRLHLNNLRRDGWDKLLDEVNEFCDMHEIDRVEMEDAYVDPRQPRKKSGITYKHHYEVDCFNDVIDWLVQELDSRFSETSSQLLVCSAAFDPRDRFHAFDMETLMSLAKLYPDDFSTDDLRDLSHYLCLYIADVREDARFSNINTIGELSQKMVETGKHRCYPLVYRLLKLVLVLPVATATVERCFSGMKIVKTSLSNRMGDQHLSHRLICYLEKEEMKKVSNEAVVHRFMTMEGKGRKYDL from the coding sequence ATGGAGAGGTTTTATAAACGGAAAGCTCCAGACACAGACACCGTCAACAATAACAGAAATTCATGTCTAGATGATCTCAATTGGGAAGTGGAGATTAAATATGATCCAGGCTTGAGAAAACAAATTGATGCTTACCATCCTAACCATAGAGAAAAGGTCAGAAGAAAATATTTGGAAAATGGACCTTGCCAGCCTCGCAAATGTAATTTTCCTGTTTCAGATATTGAAGACAAGCCGAGAAGATTTATCCCGGAATGGTTTGATGAGTTTGGAAGTTGGCTTGAATATAGTGAGTCAAAGGACAGAGCATATTGCTTTTGTTGTTTTTTATTCAGAGAAAAGAAGGATGCAGGATATGAATCATTTATAGTTAATGGTTGGAATGGTTATCATAGGAAAGGAAGGCTAAAGTCACatgttggtgatgttggtggcttACACTATAATGCAATGAAGAAGTGTGATGATTTCTTACAAAGAAGGCAACACATAGATGTTGCTTACAATCAGATAAGTGAGACTGCAAAGAAGGCTTATTTTACTCGGTTGAATGGATCCATTGATACTGCTAGGCTATTGTTGAAGCAAGGATTGCCTTTTCGTGGTCATGATGAGTCACTAGAATCCAACAATAAAGGGAACTTCAAGGAGTTTTATGATTGCTTAGCACAACATGATCTAGAGTTACGCAAAGCGGTGAGTACAAATGCTGCAGCTAATAGTTGTTTGCTAGCTCCTGAAATTCAAAGGGACATTGTTGAATGTTTTGCAAATGAGATTGTACACTCTATCCTTGAAGAACTGGGCAATGATGTGTtttgcttgctagttgatgagTCAAGAGATGTTTCTTGCAAAGAACAAATGGCTGTGGTCTTGAGGTATGTTGACAAATGTGGGATCGTGAAAGAGAGGTTTGTTGGCGTTGTGCATGTGACTGAAACGACTTCTTCCCACCTGAAGTCATCTATTGATTCTTTACTTGCAAAGTTTAAACTAAGCTTAAAGCAAGTTCGAGGCCAAGGATATGATGGTGCTAGCAATATGCGAGGTGAGTTCAATGGCTTGCAATCATTGATCATGAGAGAAAGTAGGACAGCTTATTATGTGCATTGCTTTGCTCACCAACTTCAATTAGTCATTGTGGCAGACATGAGAAAACATAAGGGCATAAGCAATTTCTTAAGCATGATTTCTATCTTATTAAATGTGGTGGGTGGATCAGCTAAGAGACGGGATATGATTAGAGATATTAATCATGAACAAGTGACAAAGGCATTAGGTTGTGGGCAACTTGAGACTAGGACAGGGTTAAATCAAGAGCAATGCCTTCAAAGACCCGGAGATACTCGTTGGAGTTCTCATTACAAAACTTTCAAAAGTTTAGTCAACATGTTTCCTACAATAGTTGAAGTGCTAAAAGTTGTTGAAAATAATGACAGAGATTGGAAAAATAGAGATCATGCATCAAATCTTCTAGAATACTTCAAATCATTTGACTTTGCCTTTTATTTGCATCTCATGTTGACTACATTAACTGCCACAAATGCCTTGTCATTAGCATTGCAACGCAAGGATCAAGACATTGTAAATGTCATTGGATGTGTGAAATCAACTAGACTCCATTTGAATAATCTTAGAAGAGATGGGTGGGACAAATTATTAGATGAAGTGAATGAGTTTTGTGACATGCATGAAATTGACCGAGTGGAAATGGAAGATGCCTATGTTGATCCCCGACAACCTAGAAAAAAATCAGGAATTACATACAAGCATCACTATGAAGTGGATTGCTTTAATGATGTTATTGATTGGCTAGTTCAAGAGCTTGATAGCCGCTTTAGTGAGACAAGCTCTCAATTGCTTGTTTGCTCGGCCGCTTTTGACCCAAGGGATCGATTTCATGCTTTTGATATGGAGACTTTGATGAGCTTAGCAAAACTATATCCTGATGATTTTAGTACTGATGATTTGAGAGACCTTAGTCATTACCTTTGCCTTTACATTGCCGATGTGCGAGAAGATGCTAGATTCTCCAACATCAACACTATTGGTGAGCTCTCTCAAAAAATGGTTGAGACAGGGAAACATCGTTGTTATCCATTGGTCTATCGACTTTTGAAGCTTGTACTAGTACTGCCTGTCGCTACTGCAACAGTTGAGAGATGCTTTTCTGGAATGAAGATTGTCAAAACAAGCTTGTCTAATCGCATGGGTGATCAACACTTGAGTCATAGACTTATTTGCTatctagagaaagaagaaatgaaGAAAGTTAGCAACGAGGCTGTGGTTCATCGTTTCATGACCATGGAAGGAAAAGGGCGTAAATATGATCTCTGA
- the LOC136528280 gene encoding uncharacterized protein isoform X3, producing MVRYPVHAGPPHDQHTFNEYLWWLHRSTRTHIKPPYTDVAIDEDSEKDVIEDVYDVTTRENTQLERAPLQRYMATQLSRLSNEAAFRLHESRGQGPGVLVAFVEKVKKSCRKLAQKLSCIDTPYEEPPLPRAVGWHVFSLFEDTSRLFSADDFGAVGCHFRGAYTTTS from the exons atGGTACGATatccggtccatgcgggtcctccacacgatcaGCACACCTTCAACGAGTACCtgtggtggcttcacaggtctacgaggacacatatcaagcccccgtacactgacgtggcgattgacgaggactcggagaaagatgtcatcgaagatgtgtacgacgttaccactagggagaaCACACAGCtggagagagccccgcttcaaagatacatg gcgacacaattgtcaaggctgtccaacgaagcagcgttccgacttcacgagtctagaggtcaggggccaggcgttctcgtggcttttgtggag aaggtgaagaagagctgcagaaagctagctcagaagctgagctgcatagacactccttatgaggaaccgccactcccccgcgcggtcgggtggcacgtcttcagcctctttgaggacaccagccggctcttctcagccgatgacttcggcgcggtcgggtgccacttccgcggtgcgtacaccaccacatcatag